A section of the Candidatus Nomurabacteria bacterium genome encodes:
- the rpsI gene encoding 30S ribosomal protein S9, giving the protein MTTKTTKTHAQYYEGLGRRKEAIARVRLLDDGKNHFVVNGKVLEKYFPTEEMCLIAKSVLTDLSITSKLSVSAKLLGGGIHSQAEALAHGVARALLKFAPERKADLRKGKHLTRDARMKERRKFGLKKARKSPQWSKR; this is encoded by the coding sequence ATGACCACTAAAACAACAAAAACTCACGCACAATACTACGAAGGATTGGGCCGAAGGAAGGAGGCCATAGCCCGTGTTCGTTTGCTCGATGATGGGAAGAATCATTTTGTCGTTAACGGCAAGGTATTAGAAAAATATTTTCCTACAGAGGAAATGTGCCTAATCGCTAAGAGTGTTTTGACGGATCTCTCGATTACCAGCAAACTCTCCGTCAGCGCCAAACTTTTAGGTGGTGGGATTCACTCGCAAGCTGAAGCGCTTGCCCATGGTGTCGCACGGGCACTACTCAAATTTGCTCCAGAGAGGAAGGCTGATTTACGAAAAGGAAAACACTTGACACGAGATGCTAGAATGAAAGAGCGTCGTAAGTTCGGTCTGAAGAAAGCGCGCAAGTCGCCGCAGTGGTCGAAACGCTAG
- a CDS encoding alanine--tRNA ligase, with the protein MDSKEIRQRFLEFFKARGHTIMSSSSLVPENDPSVLFTTAGMQQFKPYYTGEKNAQEDFSSSSATSVQKCVRTSDIEEVGDDTHLTFFEMLGNFSFGGYFKEEAIKYAYEFITQGVKLPISYVTVFEGKGSVPKDGESKKIWESLGVTDIREQGMEDVFWGPTGDSGPCGPTTEIYCRNKGGEDVEIWNIVFNEYFCDSNRENLLADKATLTALETKGIDTGMGLERLLTTVQGKTSIFETDLFSPIITKIEEFSNSGDTKAKRVVADHIRTAVFMIADGVTPSNTDSGYILRRLLRRSVRYADTLNFKPNSLFRLVETVIDKYGDVYENLKINKEKIKQEVEREENKFRETLKRGLQEFEKGADPFLLFTSYGFPLELIKELAVEKGLKIDEEKFAIEMEKHQETSRAGAGKKFKGGLADAGDEKVVQYHTATHLLHQALHDVLGDNVAQKGSNITSERLRFDFAHSQKLTDQEKQKIEEIVNQKIEEKLPVQTIVLPKVEAEKVGARMFFGDKYGDQVSVYFIGESLERAYSKEFCGGPHVGNTQDLKGVFKIVKEEAVASGVRRIKAVLE; encoded by the coding sequence ATGGATTCGAAAGAAATCAGACAGAGGTTTCTGGAATTTTTCAAAGCGAGGGGGCATACGATTATGTCTTCCTCGTCGCTTGTGCCGGAAAACGATCCGTCGGTTCTCTTTACTACAGCGGGGATGCAGCAATTCAAACCCTATTACACGGGCGAGAAAAACGCGCAGGAGGACTTCAGTTCATCGAGCGCAACCTCAGTTCAAAAGTGCGTGCGAACCTCTGATATTGAAGAGGTGGGGGATGACACGCATCTCACCTTCTTTGAAATGCTGGGCAACTTCTCTTTCGGGGGCTATTTCAAAGAAGAAGCAATAAAGTATGCATACGAGTTTATTACTCAAGGAGTGAAGTTGCCGATTTCTTATGTCACTGTTTTTGAGGGTAAGGGTTCTGTGCCTAAGGATGGTGAATCGAAGAAAATCTGGGAATCTCTCGGCGTAACGGATATTCGCGAACAAGGAATGGAAGATGTATTCTGGGGTCCAACCGGTGATTCTGGTCCCTGTGGCCCGACCACCGAAATTTATTGTAGGAATAAGGGTGGCGAAGACGTGGAAATCTGGAACATTGTGTTCAATGAATATTTCTGTGATAGTAACAGAGAAAATCTTTTAGCAGACAAGGCGACCCTGACGGCCTTAGAGACAAAAGGTATTGATACCGGAATGGGTTTAGAGCGTTTGTTGACTACTGTTCAAGGAAAAACCAGTATTTTCGAAACAGATTTATTTTCTCCAATCATCACTAAAATCGAAGAATTTTCCAATTCTGGCGACACGAAAGCGAAGAGGGTTGTGGCTGATCATATTAGAACCGCCGTTTTCATGATTGCTGATGGTGTTACTCCCTCCAACACAGATAGTGGATATATCTTGCGGAGACTGTTGCGGCGATCAGTGCGCTATGCCGACACCCTTAACTTTAAACCCAACTCATTGTTTCGATTGGTGGAGACAGTGATCGATAAATATGGTGATGTCTATGAAAATCTAAAAATAAATAAGGAGAAAATAAAACAAGAGGTTGAGAGAGAGGAGAATAAATTTCGTGAGACTCTGAAAAGAGGTTTGCAGGAATTTGAAAAAGGGGCAGACCCGTTCCTTCTCTTCACTTCTTATGGCTTCCCCCTTGAATTAATAAAAGAATTAGCGGTTGAAAAAGGCCTAAAGATTGATGAGGAAAAATTTGCAATCGAAATGGAGAAACACCAAGAAACTTCTCGTGCCGGAGCGGGGAAAAAGTTTAAGGGCGGCTTGGCTGATGCGGGTGACGAGAAGGTGGTGCAATATCACACCGCTACCCACTTATTGCATCAAGCACTTCATGATGTACTTGGAGACAATGTTGCCCAGAAGGGGAGTAACATTACAAGTGAGCGTTTGCGTTTCGACTTTGCTCACAGCCAAAAATTAACCGACCAAGAAAAACAAAAAATAGAAGAGATTGTGAATCAGAAAATTGAGGAAAAGCTCCCGGTACAGACTATCGTTTTACCGAAAGTTGAGGCCGAGAAAGTTGGAGCGCGGATGTTCTTCGGTGATAAGTATGGCGACCAGGTTAGTGTTTATTTCATCGGGGAAAGTTTGGAGCGGGCTTATTCCAAGGAGTTTTGCGGTGGGCCGCACGTGGGCAATACGCAAGATTTGAAAGGAGTATTCAAAATTGTGAAGGAAGAGGCGGTCGCTTCTGGCGTGAGGCGGATTAAGGCGGTGTTGGAATAG
- the rpsD gene encoding 30S ribosomal protein S4, whose protein sequence is MIIGPKFKIARRLGSRVFPKTQTSKFSLSSEMGRGGKKPGGRRPKALSEYGKQLLEKQKARYTYLLKESQFGSYVKKVRDHHQVGENPNVVLYQTLESRLDNVVFRLGLAPSRAAARQMVTHGHIVVNNRRLNIPSHQMKINDRVAVRMESRSGGVGRMVTVEGGGGEEKVTRSVPTWLAYDEVGKEGKVLGRPLVGETEGEINFGAIMEFYSRV, encoded by the coding sequence ATGATTATCGGACCAAAATTTAAAATTGCTCGTCGACTCGGTAGTCGGGTTTTCCCAAAAACGCAGACTTCTAAGTTTAGTTTATCTTCGGAAATGGGGCGTGGTGGTAAGAAGCCGGGTGGGCGTAGACCAAAGGCCTTGTCTGAATACGGCAAGCAATTACTAGAAAAACAAAAAGCTCGCTATACCTATCTTTTGAAAGAAAGTCAGTTTGGTAGCTATGTAAAGAAAGTTCGTGACCATCATCAGGTTGGCGAGAATCCAAACGTTGTACTCTATCAAACCCTGGAGTCACGTCTTGATAATGTCGTTTTCCGTCTTGGTTTAGCACCTTCGCGTGCCGCTGCCCGTCAAATGGTCACCCACGGACACATTGTCGTGAATAATCGAAGGCTTAATATTCCTTCACACCAGATGAAGATAAACGACCGAGTTGCCGTGCGGATGGAAAGTCGTTCCGGAGGCGTCGGTAGAATGGTCACCGTTGAAGGGGGTGGGGGCGAGGAAAAAGTAACCCGCAGTGTTCCGACCTGGCTTGCCTATGATGAGGTGGGCAAGGAGGGAAAAGTTTTGGGTCGGCCACTTGTTGGGGAAACGGAAGGGGAAATCAATTTTGGAGCGATTATGGAGTTTTACAGTCGAGTTTAG
- a CDS encoding uL13 family ribosomal protein, producing MPNVIYKIDATGRAMGRVASEAALALRGKTLANYQRHLAPKLEVHVDNVGKMNVSILKRETKTYSRYTGYPGGLRQPSLAKVIEKHGGLSEPLRLAVKGMLPRNKLRAVLLKQLHITE from the coding sequence ATGCCTAATGTAATTTATAAAATTGATGCAACAGGAAGGGCAATGGGCCGAGTTGCTAGTGAGGCGGCACTGGCTTTGCGTGGGAAAACTCTTGCTAATTATCAGCGTCATCTCGCACCGAAGCTCGAGGTGCACGTTGATAATGTTGGCAAGATGAACGTTAGTATTTTGAAGCGTGAGACCAAAACATACTCACGCTACACCGGATATCCTGGCGGGTTGCGCCAACCGTCACTCGCTAAAGTCATTGAGAAGCATGGTGGGCTGTCTGAGCCGCTCCGCTTGGCTGTAAAAGGAATGTTACCGCGTAACAAACTTCGTGCTGTCCTATTGAAACAGCTTCATATTACCGAATAA
- the dnaG gene encoding DNA primase, which yields MSSTVEQVKAKLNIVDFVSDYLKLEKAGTNWKARCPFHNEKTPSFFVSPARQTWHCFGCNRGGDLISFAEEIEGLEFLPALKMLAERVGVPLESSHVRKDNTEKENLYRLLEVARDYYVEQLSDQIAAREYLISRGLKPETMKSFALGFAPAGWQSLTSFLSGRRFSEDIMLKSGLVLRSEKNGSIYDRFRSRIMFPLSDSAGRVVGFSGRIFGEDDGSGSVGGKYVNTPETILYHKSDILYAYDRAKLAIRRAGHCIVVEGQLDLLLSHQSGFLQTVAVSGTALTNEHLTLIKRLTDKIVMAFDGDKAGLAAASRSISLALAAGFEVKLVALPKGHDPADIIVKDEKIWSDLLNGAKPVIDFLLDTMTTSAKDKLDLIHKIEQDVYPYLVSLPNAHDREYYLSRVSLLTQLSENIIREKLYSIKKMESKIGGKVATTETRTDRILTQLFGLWWQGQDLKERLRNILGEKRFNETMAKLELKKNELVLTMELGYAGMASDKLEQEIQELFSNLQIDLWQEEIEKLRFKLSREPEQEDTILKELQKIYQKISDLKK from the coding sequence ATGTCGTCAACCGTTGAACAAGTAAAAGCTAAATTAAATATCGTCGATTTTGTCTCCGATTATCTTAAACTTGAAAAGGCGGGGACAAACTGGAAGGCGCGATGTCCTTTCCATAACGAAAAAACACCGTCTTTCTTTGTCTCACCCGCAAGGCAGACTTGGCATTGTTTTGGTTGCAATCGTGGTGGAGATTTGATTAGTTTTGCCGAAGAGATTGAGGGTCTGGAATTCTTACCGGCCCTCAAAATGCTGGCCGAGCGGGTTGGTGTACCCCTGGAATCGTCTCATGTTCGTAAAGATAATACCGAGAAAGAAAATCTCTATCGTCTGTTGGAGGTGGCGCGAGACTATTACGTGGAACAATTATCAGATCAGATCGCGGCGAGGGAATACCTGATTAGTCGTGGTTTAAAACCGGAAACGATGAAAAGCTTTGCTTTGGGTTTCGCGCCTGCTGGTTGGCAAAGTCTAACGAGTTTTCTCTCGGGACGGCGGTTTAGCGAAGACATAATGCTGAAGTCGGGTTTAGTTTTACGTTCGGAGAAAAATGGTAGCATCTATGATCGTTTTCGCTCGCGGATTATGTTTCCTTTGTCTGATTCGGCTGGTCGGGTTGTTGGCTTTTCGGGAAGAATTTTTGGCGAGGATGATGGTTCTGGTTCTGTTGGGGGAAAATATGTGAACACACCAGAGACTATTCTTTATCACAAGTCAGACATCCTTTATGCTTACGATCGTGCCAAGCTTGCAATCCGACGCGCAGGACACTGCATTGTCGTAGAGGGTCAGTTGGATTTACTTTTGTCACATCAATCGGGATTCCTTCAAACCGTCGCTGTTTCTGGCACGGCACTAACCAATGAACATCTCACGTTAATTAAACGATTGACCGACAAGATTGTGATGGCTTTTGATGGTGACAAGGCCGGTTTGGCGGCGGCGAGTCGTTCGATTTCACTGGCCCTCGCTGCTGGCTTTGAGGTTAAGTTGGTTGCACTGCCGAAGGGCCACGATCCGGCCGATATTATTGTGAAGGATGAAAAGATTTGGTCGGACTTGCTTAATGGAGCGAAGCCGGTGATTGATTTCTTGCTCGACACGATGACAACCAGCGCCAAGGACAAATTAGATCTAATCCACAAGATCGAACAGGATGTTTATCCCTATTTAGTTTCTCTACCGAACGCCCATGATCGGGAATACTATCTCTCCAGGGTAAGTTTGTTGACCCAGTTATCAGAAAACATCATAAGGGAGAAGTTATATTCTATCAAAAAAATGGAATCAAAAATTGGTGGCAAGGTGGCCACAACAGAAACGCGGACGGATAGAATTCTCACTCAATTATTTGGCCTCTGGTGGCAGGGCCAAGATTTGAAAGAAAGATTACGGAATATTTTGGGGGAGAAGAGATTTAATGAAACTATGGCAAAATTAGAGTTGAAGAAAAATGAGCTGGTGTTGACCATGGAACTTGGTTATGCTGGAATGGCGTCAGATAAGCTGGAACAGGAAATTCAGGAACTATTTAGCAATTTACAAATTGATTTGTGGCAGGAGGAGATTGAAAAATTACGTTTTAAATTGAGTCGAGAGCCGGAACAGGAAGACACAATTCTAAAAGAGCTACAAAAGATTTATCAAAAAATTAGTGATTTAAAAAAATAA
- the rpsM gene encoding 30S ribosomal protein S13, with protein sequence MRIAGITIPDDKRLEVALTTIYGIGRSRARSILDDAKIDHNERTKKLTSEQENTIRHIIEGYKTEGVLKREVSSNIKRLIDVKSYRGTRHAKKLPSRGQRTKTNSRTRRGNVRKTMGSGRKKVEKK encoded by the coding sequence ATGCGTATTGCCGGTATCACCATCCCTGATGATAAGCGTTTAGAAGTGGCCCTAACCACGATTTATGGCATTGGCCGAAGTCGTGCTCGTTCGATTCTAGACGATGCTAAAATTGACCACAACGAACGCACCAAGAAACTTACGTCTGAACAGGAGAACACCATCCGCCACATTATTGAGGGATATAAAACCGAGGGAGTGCTCAAGCGCGAAGTCTCCTCAAATATTAAACGCTTGATTGATGTGAAAAGTTACCGTGGCACTCGTCACGCGAAGAAACTACCATCTCGTGGGCAGCGAACTAAGACAAATTCACGAACTCGTCGTGGTAATGTCCGCAAGACTATGGGTTCTGGTCGTAAAAAGGTAGAGAAGAAATAA
- the infA gene encoding translation initiation factor IF-1 yields MEIDGKDVVSGVVVKALPNTLFEVLLESSEKAILAYLSGKMRIHRIRVLVGDKVEVLLDPYGGKGRIIRRL; encoded by the coding sequence ATGGAAATTGACGGTAAAGACGTGGTTTCCGGTGTCGTGGTGAAAGCCTTGCCCAACACCTTGTTTGAAGTGTTATTGGAGTCGTCGGAAAAGGCGATTTTGGCCTATCTTTCGGGCAAAATGCGGATTCATCGAATTCGTGTTCTGGTCGGAGATAAGGTAGAAGTCTTGCTTGATCCCTACGGCGGCAAAGGTAGAATTATTAGACGACTATGA
- a CDS encoding DsbA family protein produces the protein MENNKLSVPAAIVIAGIIIAGAVIYNGQKASNGPSVPEFKPKKLLTIDNTDHIRGNPSAQITILEYSDLECPFCKQFHKTMEQVMKSYGNDVRWVYRHLPLEIHPKAQKEAEATECVAALGGEDKFWQYTDKIFDITPSNNGLDLALLSQLAEELGINRQAFDSCLTNGESVQRIKRDVDNAVETGAAYTPFSIIINKKDGAKELGGAMPFDKLEAILKKELGIE, from the coding sequence ATGGAAAATAATAAATTAAGCGTCCCGGCCGCGATTGTAATTGCCGGAATTATAATTGCCGGAGCTGTAATTTATAACGGACAAAAAGCGTCAAATGGTCCCTCTGTTCCAGAATTTAAACCAAAAAAATTACTTACAATAGACAATACCGACCATATTCGAGGTAACCCGTCAGCACAGATAACTATTCTGGAATATTCCGATTTAGAGTGTCCTTTTTGTAAACAGTTCCACAAAACAATGGAGCAAGTTATGAAAAGTTATGGTAATGACGTGAGGTGGGTCTACCGCCACTTGCCATTGGAAATTCATCCTAAGGCACAGAAGGAAGCCGAGGCCACCGAATGTGTCGCCGCTCTTGGGGGTGAGGACAAATTCTGGCAATATACCGATAAAATTTTCGATATAACACCCTCCAACAATGGCCTAGACCTAGCGCTTCTTTCCCAACTAGCAGAGGAACTGGGAATTAACCGCCAGGCCTTCGATTCCTGTTTAACAAACGGGGAATCAGTCCAGCGTATCAAGCGTGATGTAGACAATGCCGTAGAAACCGGCGCTGCTTATACGCCATTCAGTATTATTATCAACAAGAAGGACGGGGCCAAAGAACTGGGCGGGGCAATGCCATTCGACAAGCTAGAAGCAATTCTCAAGAAAGAGTTGGGTATTGAGTAA
- a CDS encoding DNA-directed RNA polymerase subunit alpha: MIDSNIILPSKPKIISEDNVRGSYEIEGLYPGYGHTLGNSLRRIILSSLIGATVTSVKISGADHEFSTLSGVKEDVIRIILAIKKLRFRMESDGPERVQLTAKGLGEATAKDIKGGSQVEVLNKDLLIATLTDKKATLDIEMVVEKGLGYVSKTAIRKDHNEIGTIFLDAVFTPIKQVSYEVENMRVGDQTNYNRLRLNIETDGTITPHEALEKSIATMITQLRAIVGFKETEIETVDEVVSPIQKEKTTEASQDVLKTRMEDLNLPARTLKALDNAGIRTLGGLTKKKEEDLKDLEGLGEKSIQEIKSLLIEYGLTLKK, translated from the coding sequence ATGATTGACTCAAATATCATCCTGCCATCTAAGCCTAAGATTATCAGCGAGGACAATGTTCGTGGTTCTTATGAGATTGAGGGCCTCTACCCTGGATATGGTCACACTCTCGGCAATTCGTTGCGTCGAATTATTCTCTCCTCACTCATTGGTGCGACGGTTACCTCGGTGAAGATTTCCGGTGCTGATCACGAATTCAGTACTTTGTCGGGCGTGAAAGAGGATGTGATTCGTATCATTTTGGCAATTAAGAAATTGCGTTTCCGAATGGAAAGTGATGGCCCTGAGCGCGTGCAATTAACGGCGAAAGGACTGGGGGAGGCCACAGCAAAAGATATCAAGGGCGGGAGTCAGGTTGAGGTCTTGAACAAAGATTTACTCATCGCTACTCTTACCGACAAGAAGGCGACGTTGGATATCGAAATGGTGGTTGAGAAGGGTCTTGGTTATGTAAGTAAGACGGCGATTCGTAAAGATCACAATGAAATTGGGACGATCTTTCTTGATGCGGTTTTTACGCCAATTAAACAGGTTAGTTATGAGGTAGAAAACATGCGCGTAGGAGACCAAACTAATTACAACCGCCTGCGTTTAAATATTGAAACTGACGGCACAATAACACCCCATGAAGCACTGGAGAAATCGATTGCGACGATGATCACTCAACTAAGGGCTATTGTTGGTTTCAAGGAAACCGAAATAGAGACTGTAGACGAAGTCGTATCACCAATACAGAAGGAGAAGACGACAGAAGCATCTCAGGATGTTTTGAAGACGCGGATGGAAGATCTCAATCTACCTGCACGGACACTTAAGGCGCTGGATAATGCTGGAATCCGCACACTCGGCGGCCTCACTAAGAAAAAGGAGGAAGACTTGAAAGATTTGGAAGGGCTGGGTGAGAAGAGTATTCAAGAAATCAAGTCATTGTTGATAGAATATGGTTTAACCCTCAAGAAATAA
- a CDS encoding sigma-70 family RNA polymerase sigma factor, with protein sequence MPKKIKRKKLPVNKAKKIKSKTKKIQRKVKPKLKQKSKVKPTKTKTVAVREREQNEQKIGRLLQRGRGRGFVTYAELLKEFPTIETNLTLLDEIYEKFELAGVDVLEEGGLLDDVDEAKLQERLGGGSLDSVQMYLKEIGKHKLINAADERELARRILQGDEEAKKALAHANLRLVVSIAKRYIGRSADLTLLDLIQEGNLGLFKAVEKFDWTRGYKFSTYATWWIRQAVTRALADQSRTIRIPVHMVETIAKYKQVVRRLTQDLGREPLPAEIATEMGVDIEKVYTIEQIDQSTTSLDKPTNSDEERSTLGEFIPDQKIASPDKDASHRILRDQIQEILADLSPKERRILEMRHGLTDGVMRTLEEVGLEFGVTRERIRQIEAKAHEKIRQHDKAKKLMGY encoded by the coding sequence ATGCCAAAAAAAATAAAGAGAAAGAAGTTACCGGTGAATAAGGCAAAAAAGATAAAGTCTAAAACAAAAAAGATCCAGAGGAAGGTAAAGCCAAAACTAAAGCAGAAATCAAAAGTTAAACCAACTAAAACTAAAACTGTCGCGGTGCGTGAACGCGAACAGAATGAACAGAAAATAGGGAGATTGCTTCAAAGGGGAAGGGGGCGTGGCTTCGTGACCTACGCGGAATTACTAAAGGAGTTTCCGACAATTGAAACTAATCTGACTCTGCTGGACGAAATCTATGAAAAGTTTGAACTTGCCGGTGTCGATGTCTTGGAAGAAGGAGGATTACTTGATGATGTGGATGAGGCTAAACTCCAGGAACGTCTTGGTGGTGGTTCGCTGGACTCCGTTCAAATGTATCTGAAGGAAATTGGTAAGCATAAGCTAATCAATGCGGCCGATGAGCGTGAGCTCGCACGACGAATTCTGCAGGGTGACGAAGAAGCCAAGAAAGCACTGGCTCATGCGAACCTGCGATTGGTAGTCTCGATTGCGAAGCGTTACATTGGACGGAGCGCAGATCTAACTCTGCTTGATCTAATTCAGGAGGGTAACCTCGGTCTTTTTAAGGCGGTTGAGAAATTCGATTGGACCCGTGGTTACAAATTTTCTACTTATGCTACTTGGTGGATTCGTCAGGCGGTTACACGGGCGCTTGCTGATCAGTCGCGTACGATTCGTATTCCTGTCCATATGGTTGAGACAATTGCGAAGTACAAGCAGGTGGTTAGACGACTGACACAAGACCTCGGCCGTGAACCATTACCAGCCGAGATTGCTACCGAGATGGGTGTTGATATCGAGAAGGTCTATACCATCGAACAAATTGACCAGAGTACAACCTCTCTAGACAAGCCGACGAACAGCGATGAGGAACGCTCCACGCTTGGTGAATTTATTCCAGATCAGAAAATTGCGTCACCAGACAAAGATGCTTCCCACCGGATTCTTCGAGATCAGATTCAGGAGATTCTAGCGGATTTATCACCGAAGGAACGAAGGATTCTAGAGATGCGGCACGGTCTCACTGATGGGGTAATGCGAACCCTGGAAGAAGTGGGTTTGGAATTCGGTGTGACTCGTGAGCGTATTCGTCAGATTGAAGCAAAGGCTCACGAGAAAATTCGTCAGCACGACAAGGCAAAAAAACTTATGGGTTATTGA
- a CDS encoding nucleotide exchange factor GrpE, with translation MKDKERELEFEVEAEDTPPEEVLKKMRAKLKQCQSEKQEYLETSQRLRADYINLKRNSEQERIQTIKFANENLLLELIDLMDNLDQATAWFPGTEQIASKFVAILKQNGVEIIDPLRQTFNPSESQAIATVDTNKEEEDNIVLEVSQKGYRLNGRVVRPASVKVGHKV, from the coding sequence ATGAAGGATAAAGAACGAGAATTAGAATTTGAGGTTGAAGCGGAAGATACGCCCCCAGAAGAGGTGTTGAAGAAAATGCGCGCTAAATTGAAACAATGTCAGAGCGAGAAACAGGAGTATCTAGAAACTAGTCAACGCTTACGAGCAGACTATATAAATCTGAAACGCAACAGTGAGCAAGAAAGAATCCAGACGATCAAATTTGCTAATGAGAATTTGCTTTTAGAACTGATTGATCTGATGGACAATCTGGATCAGGCGACAGCTTGGTTCCCCGGTACAGAACAGATCGCCAGCAAGTTCGTAGCAATCCTCAAACAAAATGGCGTAGAGATAATTGATCCTCTCCGGCAAACCTTCAATCCGTCTGAGTCCCAGGCAATTGCTACAGTTGACACAAATAAAGAAGAGGAAGATAATATCGTGCTGGAAGTGTCGCAGAAGGGTTACCGTCTTAACGGTAGGGTGGTTCGGCCAGCAAGTGTGAAGGTGGGGCATAAAGTTTAA
- the rpmJ gene encoding 50S ribosomal protein L36: MKVRASIKKRCADCKMVRRSGHLYVLCRTKPSHKQKQ; this comes from the coding sequence ATGAAAGTTCGAGCATCAATCAAAAAGCGTTGTGCTGACTGTAAGATGGTCCGTCGGAGTGGCCATCTCTATGTTCTGTGTCGGACTAAACCAAGCCATAAACAAAAACAGTAA
- a CDS encoding L-threonylcarbamoyladenylate synthase, whose protein sequence is MRKGDIINILKSGGVGVLPTDTIYGLVGRALTPRAVKRIYTLKKRARNKPFIILISRLEDLELFDIKLDKNLKSRLGEFWPGPTSIIINNIAFRLPKLVWLRKVISETGPLIATSANPEGKPPAEDIIEAKRYFGQNIDFYLAGKTGKKPSRLIKFWGKKVLYLR, encoded by the coding sequence ATGAGAAAAGGTGACATCATAAATATTCTAAAATCTGGCGGCGTAGGCGTTTTACCAACGGACACAATCTATGGTCTGGTGGGCAGGGCTCTTACGCCGAGGGCGGTCAAGAGAATCTATACTTTAAAAAAGCGAGCGAGAAACAAGCCGTTCATAATCTTGATTAGTCGTTTAGAAGATCTTGAACTGTTTGACATAAAATTAGACAAAAATCTCAAAAGTAGACTAGGTGAATTCTGGCCCGGGCCAACCAGCATTATTATAAATAATATTGCTTTTCGTCTTCCTAAACTCGTTTGGCTCAGGAAAGTAATTTCAGAAACCGGTCCACTTATTGCCACAAGTGCCAACCCAGAAGGCAAGCCGCCAGCAGAGGATATTATTGAAGCAAAAAGGTACTTTGGTCAGAACATAGATTTTTATCTTGCAGGAAAAACCGGCAAAAAACCATCCCGTTTAATCAAATTCTGGGGAAAGAAAGTTCTTTATTTGCGCTAA
- the rplQ gene encoding 50S ribosomal protein L17 — MRHGNHNRKFGRPKNQRLALMRSLAESLILRGRIKTSEAKAKELRPFVEKLITRARVKTLANHRLLVSRLGTAARAKRLIEVVAPKYLDRAGGYTRIVKLPKRESDSSRQALIELV, encoded by the coding sequence ATGCGACACGGTAATCACAATCGAAAGTTTGGTCGTCCTAAAAATCAACGCTTAGCTCTTATGCGTTCACTTGCCGAGAGTCTGATTTTGCGTGGCCGAATTAAGACGAGCGAAGCCAAGGCCAAAGAGCTGCGTCCGTTTGTGGAGAAATTAATAACTCGTGCTCGGGTGAAGACTTTGGCTAACCACCGCCTACTTGTTTCTCGTTTGGGTACGGCGGCCAGAGCCAAGCGGTTAATTGAGGTGGTGGCACCAAAGTATTTAGACCGGGCTGGCGGTTATACAAGGATTGTAAAATTACCAAAACGTGAAAGTGATTCTAGTCGCCAAGCTTTAATTGAGTTAGTCTAA
- the rpsK gene encoding 30S ribosomal protein S11, with product MGKKRITTESGSGNAVVAKTVVSSSKKKLASGVFHIEATYNNTKILLTDLSGNAYLWSSSGSLGFRGAKKGTPFAAGRVAELLADRSQALGLKEIDVILKGVGAGREAAIRAFSGKGLVINNIKDVTPVPFNGPKPKKPRRV from the coding sequence ATGGGTAAAAAAAGAATCACAACCGAATCGGGTAGTGGTAACGCTGTTGTCGCCAAGACGGTGGTATCCTCAAGCAAAAAGAAATTAGCTAGTGGCGTTTTCCATATCGAGGCAACTTACAACAATACGAAAATTCTTCTCACCGATCTCTCTGGGAATGCCTATCTGTGGTCTTCCTCTGGCTCACTCGGTTTTCGGGGGGCCAAAAAAGGAACACCGTTTGCTGCTGGCCGTGTCGCAGAACTACTAGCCGACCGGTCTCAGGCGCTTGGCTTGAAGGAAATTGACGTTATTCTAAAGGGTGTGGGGGCGGGGCGTGAGGCGGCAATCCGTGCCTTTTCCGGTAAGGGATTGGTGATTAACAATATTAAGGACGTAACCCCGGTGCCTTTCAATGGACCGAAACCTAAGAAACCACGTCGCGTTTAA